A DNA window from Leptolyngbya sp. KIOST-1 contains the following coding sequences:
- a CDS encoding cysteine desulfurase-like protein, translating to MLTQAPPLQLDVVRRHFPALAGDWVFFDNAGGSQILKPVVDRITDFLYGSNVQLGASYGVSQRATERVAAGSRAMARFINAADPAEVILGPSTSALLRMLAQCFRPTLQPGDEIVVTNADHEANISPWRELEREGLVIKTWRVNPTTFELELADLEALLTPRTRLAAVTHTSNVLGSINPVRAIADLAHAHGALLCVDGVAFAPHRRVDVQALDVDFYTFSLYKVYGPHQALLYGKKELLLALPGYNHYFIENTAIPYKFQPGGSSYELSYSLTAIPEYFATLAEHHGHSGDGDPIDRAFELIQAHEGELNQRLLSFLHSRPRVKIIGRDTADPTQRVSTISFVVEGMGSDQIPPHLDAHNIGIRYGHFYALRLIEDLGLRPNQGVVRVSMVHYNTIEECDRLIEILATLL from the coding sequence ATGCTGACCCAAGCTCCCCCGCTCCAGCTCGACGTTGTGCGTCGGCACTTTCCGGCCCTGGCGGGGGATTGGGTCTTTTTTGACAATGCCGGCGGATCACAGATTCTCAAGCCCGTCGTCGATCGCATCACCGACTTTCTCTACGGTTCGAACGTGCAGCTGGGGGCCTCCTATGGGGTGTCCCAGCGGGCTACGGAGCGGGTGGCGGCGGGCAGTCGGGCGATGGCCCGTTTCATCAACGCCGCCGACCCTGCCGAGGTCATCCTCGGCCCCAGCACCTCGGCCCTGCTGCGGATGCTGGCCCAGTGCTTTCGGCCCACACTACAGCCGGGGGACGAGATTGTCGTCACCAATGCCGACCACGAGGCCAACATCAGCCCCTGGCGTGAGCTGGAACGCGAGGGCCTGGTAATCAAAACCTGGCGAGTGAATCCCACCACCTTTGAGCTGGAGCTGGCTGACCTCGAGGCTCTGCTGACGCCGCGCACGCGCCTGGCGGCGGTGACCCACACCTCTAACGTATTGGGCAGCATCAATCCGGTGCGGGCGATCGCCGACTTAGCCCACGCCCACGGGGCGCTGCTCTGTGTCGATGGGGTGGCCTTTGCCCCCCACCGCCGGGTGGATGTTCAGGCGCTGGACGTAGATTTCTACACTTTTAGCCTTTACAAGGTCTACGGCCCCCACCAGGCGCTGCTCTACGGCAAAAAAGAGCTGCTGCTGGCCCTGCCGGGCTACAACCACTACTTCATCGAAAACACGGCGATTCCCTACAAGTTTCAGCCGGGAGGCAGCAGCTATGAACTCAGCTATAGCCTCACCGCCATCCCTGAATACTTTGCCACCCTGGCCGAGCACCACGGCCATTCCGGGGACGGAGACCCGATCGATCGCGCGTTTGAGTTGATCCAGGCCCACGAAGGCGAGTTGAACCAGCGGCTGCTGTCGTTTTTGCACAGTCGGCCCCGGGTCAAGATCATCGGCCGCGATACGGCGGATCCGACGCAGCGGGTATCGACCATCTCGTTTGTGGTGGAGGGCATGGGCAGCGACCAGATACCACCCCACCTGGATGCCCACAACATTGGCATCCGCTACGGCCACTTCTACGCCCTGCGGCTGATTGAAGACCTGGGGCTGCGGCCGAACCAGGGCGTGGTGCGGGTCAGCATGGTGCACTACAACACGATCGAGGAATGCGATCGCCTGATCGAGATCCTGGCAACGCTTTTGTAA
- the htpG gene encoding molecular chaperone HtpG, whose product MTTILEQGNISIHTENIFPIIKKALYSEHEIFLRELVSNAVDAIKKLSMVSRSGEYSGDISTPEIEIKLDKDKKTLSVSDTGIGMTAEEIKKYINQVAFSSAEEFITKYKDSAAEDPIIGHFGLGFYSSFMVASTVEIDTLSYQSGAEAVHWSCDGTTQFELSASERSTVGTTITLHLMEGEEEYLEPARIRQLIKTYCDFMPVPIKLDGEVVNKHEAPWKQSPSSLTDEDYLEFYRYLYPFQEDPLLWIHLNTDYPFVVNGILYFPKLKPDIDITKSSIKLYCNQVFVTDNCEEVVPRFLLPLRGVIDSTDIPLNVSRSFLQGDRTVRRIADYIAKKVGDSLKALYRDDPAKYIASWQDLGNFVKFGSLNDDKFKEQVKDILIFRTTAKLGEAEAPKVEVQTDEGDAWSEVADNKPATDPKGNFYTTLSEYLERNKERHENRVFYATDEVSQATYIELFKSQGLELLFMDSFIDTHFIPTLEREYSDVKFVRVDADLDDTLLDKEQQSEIVDPATNKTRDDQIKEMFEQALNRPRVNVKPQALKGEGAPPAMVLLPEEARRMQETMAMIQQQEMQFPDDHVLMVNTAHPLIQNLLGLSQSTIIGADGGSSPAGDLATMICNQVYDTALMAQKGFDANGMKAYVERSNTLLTKLTER is encoded by the coding sequence ATGACGACGATTCTGGAACAGGGCAACATCTCGATTCATACCGAGAATATCTTTCCGATTATTAAGAAAGCGCTCTACTCCGAGCACGAGATCTTTTTGCGCGAGTTAGTCTCCAACGCCGTTGATGCCATCAAAAAGCTTTCGATGGTGTCTCGCTCCGGCGAATACTCCGGCGACATCAGCACCCCCGAAATCGAAATCAAGCTCGATAAGGACAAGAAAACCCTCAGCGTGTCAGATACCGGCATCGGCATGACCGCGGAGGAGATCAAGAAATACATCAACCAGGTGGCCTTCTCCAGCGCCGAAGAGTTTATCACCAAGTACAAAGACAGCGCCGCCGAAGACCCAATCATCGGCCATTTTGGCCTCGGCTTCTACTCCTCGTTCATGGTGGCCTCCACCGTGGAAATCGACACCCTCTCCTACCAGTCGGGGGCCGAAGCCGTCCACTGGAGCTGTGACGGCACCACCCAGTTTGAGCTCAGCGCCTCGGAGCGCAGCACCGTGGGCACCACCATCACCCTGCACCTGATGGAGGGCGAAGAGGAATACCTGGAGCCCGCTCGCATTCGGCAGCTGATTAAAACCTACTGCGACTTCATGCCTGTGCCGATTAAGCTAGACGGCGAAGTGGTCAACAAGCACGAAGCCCCCTGGAAGCAGTCCCCCAGCAGCCTCACCGATGAAGACTACCTGGAGTTCTACCGCTACTTGTACCCCTTCCAGGAAGATCCGCTGCTGTGGATTCACCTCAACACCGACTACCCCTTTGTGGTCAACGGCATTCTCTACTTCCCCAAGCTCAAGCCCGACATCGACATCACCAAGAGCAGCATTAAGCTCTACTGCAACCAGGTGTTTGTCACCGACAACTGCGAGGAGGTGGTGCCCCGGTTTTTGCTGCCCCTGCGCGGCGTGATCGACAGCACCGACATTCCGCTGAATGTCAGCCGGAGCTTTTTGCAGGGCGATCGCACCGTGCGCCGCATCGCCGACTACATCGCCAAGAAAGTCGGCGACAGCCTCAAGGCCCTGTACCGCGACGACCCCGCCAAGTACATTGCCAGCTGGCAGGATCTGGGCAACTTCGTCAAGTTCGGCTCGCTAAACGATGACAAGTTCAAAGAGCAGGTCAAAGACATCCTGATCTTCCGCACCACGGCCAAGCTGGGCGAAGCCGAAGCGCCCAAAGTGGAAGTGCAGACCGACGAGGGCGACGCCTGGTCGGAAGTGGCCGATAACAAGCCCGCCACCGACCCCAAGGGCAACTTCTACACCACCCTGAGCGAATACCTGGAGCGCAACAAAGAGCGCCACGAAAACCGCGTCTTCTACGCCACCGACGAAGTCTCCCAGGCCACCTACATCGAGCTGTTCAAGAGCCAGGGCCTGGAGCTGCTGTTCATGGATTCGTTCATCGACACCCACTTCATCCCCACCCTGGAGCGGGAGTACTCGGACGTCAAGTTTGTTCGCGTCGATGCCGACCTGGACGACACCCTGCTCGACAAAGAACAGCAGAGCGAAATCGTTGACCCCGCCACCAACAAAACCCGCGACGACCAGATCAAGGAGATGTTTGAGCAGGCGCTCAACCGCCCCCGCGTGAACGTCAAACCCCAGGCGCTGAAGGGCGAGGGCGCACCCCCGGCGATGGTGCTGCTGCCCGAAGAGGCCCGCCGCATGCAGGAAACCATGGCGATGATCCAGCAGCAGGAGATGCAGTTCCCCGACGACCACGTGCTGATGGTGAATACCGCCCACCCGCTGATCCAAAACCTGCTGGGTCTCAGCCAGAGCACGATTATCGGAGCCGACGGCGGCAGCTCCCCGGCGGGCGATCTGGCGACGATGATCTGCAACCAGGTCTACGACACGGCGCTGATGGCCCAAAAAGGGTTTGATGCCAACGGCATGAAGGCCTATGTGGAGCGATCGAATACGCTGCTGACGAAGCTGACGGAGCGGTAG
- a CDS encoding alanine/glycine:cation symporter family protein, with protein sequence MSHPQRPSPAKPPQLAWAVHLWRDLKHHRSWVGLGLVAMLLVTLVPPAFAQEEATAGVDAIFEPIVEVMALLLFFPIGGENGFPFIVLWLFVAALFFTVRMGFINLRGFKHAIEVVQGKYDDPHDDGEVSHFQALATAVSGTVGLGNIAGVAIAIQLGGPGAMVWLTLAGFLGMVTKFVECSLAVKYRRIDNDGTVLGGPMYYLTRGLTPKGMRPLGQGLAVLFCILCLGGSLGGANMFQSNQAYAAISSLVPGLPAWLFGLVLAALAGFVIIGGIRRIGAVAERLVPAMAIIYALACIFVILVNIGQVPAAIGTIISQAFAPTAAVGGIVGVMVQGIRRSSFSNEAGVGSAPIAHAAARTDEPIREGIVALLEPFIDTIVICNMTAIAIVLTGAYQDTGAELSGVAMTASAFESVIGWFPVVLSLAVCLFAFSTIISWSYYGIQAWAYLFGERTTIVFKLIYVTCTFLGTLTSLGVIIDFSDLMLLGMAFPNLVGCYILSNEVAADLKDYWQRLSAGEMQIYSPVAVRSSDES encoded by the coding sequence ATGAGCCATCCTCAGCGTCCGTCGCCAGCCAAACCGCCGCAGCTTGCCTGGGCTGTTCACCTCTGGCGAGACCTAAAGCACCACCGTTCCTGGGTTGGCCTGGGGCTGGTGGCTATGCTGCTGGTTACCCTGGTGCCCCCGGCCTTTGCGCAGGAGGAGGCGACCGCCGGGGTAGACGCTATCTTTGAGCCCATCGTTGAGGTGATGGCTCTGCTGCTCTTTTTTCCCATCGGCGGCGAGAACGGATTTCCGTTCATCGTGCTGTGGCTATTTGTGGCGGCGCTGTTCTTCACAGTACGGATGGGGTTTATTAACCTGCGCGGGTTCAAGCACGCCATTGAAGTGGTGCAGGGAAAATACGACGACCCCCACGACGATGGGGAGGTGTCGCACTTCCAGGCGCTGGCCACGGCGGTGTCGGGCACCGTGGGGCTGGGCAATATTGCCGGGGTGGCGATCGCCATTCAGCTGGGCGGCCCGGGGGCCATGGTGTGGCTCACCCTGGCAGGCTTTTTGGGCATGGTGACCAAGTTTGTCGAGTGCTCCCTGGCGGTGAAGTATCGCCGCATCGACAACGACGGCACGGTGTTAGGCGGCCCCATGTATTACCTGACTCGGGGTCTGACTCCCAAGGGCATGCGACCCCTGGGCCAGGGCCTGGCGGTGCTGTTCTGCATCCTCTGCCTGGGCGGCAGCCTGGGCGGTGCCAACATGTTCCAGTCCAACCAGGCCTACGCGGCCATTTCCAGCCTGGTGCCGGGGCTGCCCGCCTGGCTGTTCGGCCTGGTTTTGGCCGCCCTGGCCGGGTTTGTGATCATCGGCGGCATTCGCCGCATTGGGGCAGTGGCCGAGCGACTGGTGCCTGCTATGGCCATCATCTACGCTCTGGCCTGCATCTTTGTCATCCTGGTGAACATTGGCCAGGTGCCCGCCGCCATCGGCACCATTATCAGTCAGGCCTTTGCCCCCACCGCGGCGGTCGGCGGTATCGTCGGCGTCATGGTGCAGGGCATTCGCCGCAGCTCGTTTTCCAATGAGGCCGGGGTGGGGTCGGCCCCCATTGCCCACGCCGCAGCCCGCACCGACGAACCCATCCGCGAGGGCATTGTCGCCCTGCTAGAGCCGTTTATCGACACCATCGTAATCTGCAACATGACGGCGATCGCGATCGTGCTCACCGGCGCCTACCAGGACACCGGCGCTGAGCTGAGCGGCGTCGCCATGACCGCCAGCGCCTTTGAGTCGGTGATCGGCTGGTTCCCGGTGGTGCTGAGCCTGGCGGTGTGCCTGTTTGCCTTTTCCACCATCATTTCCTGGAGCTACTACGGTATTCAGGCCTGGGCTTACCTGTTTGGTGAGCGCACCACCATTGTGTTCAAACTCATCTACGTGACCTGCACATTTTTGGGCACGCTTACCAGCCTGGGGGTGATTATCGACTTCAGCGACCTGATGCTGCTGGGTATGGCCTTCCCCAACCTGGTCGGCTGCTACATTCTCTCCAACGAAGTGGCGGCGGACCTCAAGGACTACTGGCAGCGGCTGAGTGCCGGTGAAATGCAGATCTACAGCCCAGTTGCGGTGCGATCGTCTGACGAGTCCTAG
- a CDS encoding DUF4278 domain-containing protein: protein MQLRFLGAEYACQWPSIETREGEVVGKYRGVAWSARHHSPTVAAKASTPVTLHFMGRSYQAHV, encoded by the coding sequence ATGCAACTACGTTTTCTTGGTGCCGAGTACGCCTGCCAGTGGCCCAGTATTGAAACCCGTGAAGGGGAGGTGGTCGGAAAGTATCGGGGCGTGGCCTGGAGCGCCAGACACCACAGTCCCACGGTAGCGGCGAAGGCCTCGACGCCTGTGACCCTGCATTTTATGGGCCGATCCTACCAGGCTCATGTGTAG
- the clpB gene encoding ATP-dependent chaperone ClpB, with protein MQPTDPDKFTAKAWDAIVEAQDVARRCKHQYMEVEHVIIALLDQEEDGLAHKILTKANLDSDLILDELETFAKRQARVRPGLDSNLYLGQSLDRMLDGAEAARQTLKDKYISVEHLLLGFQEDERIGRRLLRGFNVEGAELMAAVQAVRGSQKVTDQNPESQYDALDKYGIDLTQLARDGQLDPVIGRDDEIRRVIQVLSRRTKNNPVVIGEPGVGKTAIAEALAQRIINGEVPESLKGRTLISLDIGGLIAGAKFRGEFEERLRLVLKEVTDSAGQVVLFIDELHTVVGAGAGQGTMDASNLLKPMLARGELRCIGATTLDEYRKHIEKDAALERRFQQVYIGQPSAEDTISILRGLKKRYESYHGVEIADSALVAAAVLSDRYISDRFLPDKAIDLVDEAAAKLKMEITSKPEELEGIERRLMQLEMEKLSLEAENGSMTAASRSRLSRIEQEMAELQTRQQSLSGQWQGEKQALDAINALKEEEDQIRIQIQQAERAYDLNRAAQLKYGRLEAIQRDREGLEAQLIEVQAQGTTLLREQVTEADIAEIVAKWTGIPVNRLMESERQKLLQLEGHLHERVIGQDEAVEAVAAAIRRARAGMNDQGRPLGSFLFMGPTGVGKTELARALAEFLFDTEDALIRIDMSEYMEKNAVSRLVGAPPGYVGYEDGGQLSEAVRRHPYSVVLLDEVEKAHPDVFNILLQVLDDGRITDSQGHRVDFRNTVVIMTSNLGSDHILELAGDDDRYDEMRTQVLKVLQKAFRPEFLNRVDDLILFHSLRKSELRKIVALQIRRVQRRLADQAIGLEITDPAIDFIAQSGYDPVYGARPLKRAIQRQLENPIATKILETTFAQGATIAVDLQDGELVFTPQAPAAPKPPVAPEDEAATKLESVVGG; from the coding sequence CCGACAAGTTTACCGCCAAAGCCTGGGACGCCATTGTCGAGGCCCAGGATGTGGCCCGCCGCTGCAAGCATCAGTACATGGAGGTGGAGCACGTCATCATTGCTCTGCTGGACCAGGAGGAGGATGGGCTGGCCCACAAAATTTTGACCAAGGCCAACCTCGACAGCGACCTAATTCTCGACGAACTGGAGACCTTTGCCAAGCGCCAGGCGCGGGTGCGGCCCGGCCTCGACAGCAATCTGTATCTGGGGCAGAGCCTCGATCGCATGCTGGATGGGGCCGAGGCGGCGCGGCAAACCCTGAAGGACAAATATATTTCCGTCGAGCACCTGCTGCTGGGCTTTCAGGAGGACGAGCGGATTGGCCGTCGGCTGCTGCGCGGCTTTAACGTTGAAGGCGCGGAACTGATGGCGGCGGTGCAGGCGGTGCGCGGTAGCCAGAAGGTCACCGACCAAAACCCCGAGTCCCAGTACGACGCCCTCGATAAGTACGGCATTGACCTCACCCAGCTGGCCCGCGACGGTCAGCTCGACCCGGTAATTGGCCGCGACGACGAGATCCGCCGCGTGATTCAGGTGCTGTCGCGGCGCACCAAAAACAACCCCGTGGTGATTGGCGAGCCGGGGGTGGGCAAAACCGCGATCGCCGAGGCCCTGGCCCAGCGCATTATCAACGGCGAGGTGCCCGAGTCGCTCAAGGGCCGCACCCTGATTTCCCTTGACATCGGCGGGCTGATTGCCGGGGCCAAGTTTCGCGGCGAGTTTGAAGAACGGCTACGGCTGGTGCTCAAAGAAGTCACCGACTCCGCTGGACAGGTGGTGCTGTTTATCGACGAGCTGCACACAGTGGTCGGGGCTGGGGCGGGCCAGGGCACCATGGATGCCAGCAATCTGCTCAAGCCTATGCTGGCCCGGGGCGAGCTGCGCTGCATTGGCGCGACCACCCTGGACGAATACCGCAAGCACATCGAAAAAGACGCCGCCCTGGAGCGCCGCTTTCAGCAGGTGTACATCGGCCAGCCCAGCGCCGAAGACACCATCTCCATTCTGCGGGGGCTGAAAAAGCGCTACGAGTCCTACCACGGCGTCGAGATCGCCGACAGCGCCCTGGTGGCGGCGGCGGTGCTCTCCGATCGCTACATCTCCGATCGCTTCCTGCCGGACAAGGCCATCGACCTGGTGGACGAAGCCGCCGCCAAGCTGAAGATGGAAATTACCTCCAAGCCCGAGGAGCTGGAGGGCATTGAGCGTCGGCTGATGCAGCTGGAGATGGAAAAGCTCTCCCTGGAGGCCGAAAATGGCTCCATGACCGCCGCCTCGCGGTCTCGCCTCAGCCGCATTGAGCAGGAGATGGCCGAGCTCCAGACTAGGCAGCAGTCGCTCAGCGGCCAGTGGCAGGGCGAAAAGCAGGCCCTCGACGCCATCAACGCCCTGAAGGAGGAAGAGGACCAGATCCGCATCCAGATTCAGCAGGCGGAGCGGGCCTACGACCTCAACCGGGCCGCCCAGCTCAAGTACGGCCGACTGGAGGCGATTCAGCGCGATCGCGAAGGCCTGGAGGCCCAGCTGATCGAAGTGCAGGCCCAGGGCACCACCCTGCTACGGGAGCAGGTGACCGAGGCCGACATCGCCGAAATCGTTGCCAAGTGGACGGGCATTCCGGTCAATCGCCTGATGGAGTCGGAGCGCCAGAAGCTGCTCCAGCTCGAAGGCCACCTGCACGAGCGGGTGATCGGCCAGGACGAAGCCGTGGAGGCCGTCGCCGCCGCCATCCGCCGCGCCAGAGCGGGCATGAACGACCAGGGCCGCCCCCTGGGCTCGTTCCTGTTCATGGGGCCGACGGGGGTGGGCAAAACCGAGCTGGCCCGCGCCCTGGCCGAGTTCCTGTTCGACACCGAAGACGCCCTGATTCGCATCGACATGTCGGAGTACATGGAGAAAAACGCCGTATCGCGGCTGGTGGGGGCGCCCCCCGGCTACGTCGGCTACGAAGACGGCGGCCAGCTCTCCGAGGCGGTGCGTCGCCACCCCTACTCGGTGGTGCTGCTCGACGAGGTGGAGAAAGCCCACCCCGACGTGTTTAATATTCTGCTCCAGGTGCTTGACGACGGCCGCATCACCGACTCCCAGGGCCACCGGGTCGACTTCCGCAACACCGTGGTGATCATGACCAGCAACCTGGGCAGCGATCACATCCTGGAGCTGGCCGGCGACGACGATCGCTACGACGAAATGCGTACCCAGGTACTCAAGGTGCTGCAAAAGGCGTTTCGGCCCGAGTTCCTCAACCGGGTGGACGACCTGATCCTCTTCCACTCCCTGCGCAAGAGCGAGCTGCGGAAGATCGTGGCCCTGCAGATTCGCCGGGTGCAGCGCCGATTAGCCGACCAGGCGATCGGGCTGGAGATTACCGACCCGGCGATCGACTTCATTGCCCAGAGCGGCTACGACCCGGTTTACGGGGCGCGTCCCCTGAAGCGGGCGATTCAGCGGCAGCTGGAAAACCCGATCGCCACCAAGATTCTGGAGACCACTTTTGCCCAGGGGGCCACCATTGCGGTGGATTTGCAGGATGGTGAACTGGTGTTTACGCCCCAGGCCCCTGCGGCCCCTAAGCCTCCGGTTGCCCCTGAGGACGAGGCAGCCACCAAATTGGAGTCAGTGGTGGGCGGTTAG